A stretch of Indicator indicator isolate 239-I01 unplaced genomic scaffold, UM_Iind_1.1 iindUn_scaffold_64, whole genome shotgun sequence DNA encodes these proteins:
- the LOC128980096 gene encoding scale keratin-like, translated as MSCYDLCPTTTTSGIACPQPIANSCNEPCVRQCPDSTALIQPPPVVVTFPGPILSSFPQQAVVGSAGAPAVGSSAGLGGFYGSGNLYGYGASLGYGAQYGYGSSALGSNFCSPCAPRRLGRILRGSYGPC; from the coding sequence ATGTCCTGCTACGACCTgtgccccaccaccaccaccagcggCATCGCCTGCCCCCAGCCCATCGCCAACAGCTGCAATGAGCCCTGCGTGCGGCAGTGTCCTGACTCCACCGCCCTGATCCAGCCGCCCCCGGTCGTGGTCACCTTCCCCggccccatcctcagctccttcccccagcaggCCGTGGTGGGCTCCGCCGGAGCCCCTGCCGTTGGCAGCTCCGCGGGGCTGGGAGGCTTCTACGGCTCTGGGAACCTCTACGGCTACGGAGCCTCCCTGGGCTATGGAGCCCAATACGGCTACGGCAGCTCCGCGCTCGGCAGCAACTTCTGCAGCCCCTGCGCCCCGCGGCGCCTCGGCCGCATCCTCCGCGGCAGCTACGGACCCTGCtaa
- the LOC128980107 gene encoding scale keratin-like, with protein MSCYDLCPTSACGLSRPQPLADSCNQPCVRQCPDSTALIQPPPVVVTFPGPILSSFPQESVVGSAGAPVLGSFGGSGRLGGYGGYGSLGYGGLGGYGSLGYGSVGYGGLGGYGGLGGYGSWGYGSLYGYGRPFGSSYCSPSSWYGSRYGRGICGPC; from the coding sequence ATGTCCTGCTACGACCTGTGCCCCACCTCTGCCTGCGGCCTCAGCCgcccccagcccctggctgACAGCTGCAACCAGCCCTGTGTGCGGCAGTGCCCTGACTCCACTGCCCTCATCCAGCCCCCTCCGGTCGTGGTCACCTtccctggccccatcctcagctccttcccccaggAGTCAGTCGTGGGATCTGCTGgagctcctgtgctgggctcCTTTGGGGGCTCTGGGCGTCTGGGGGGCTATGGGGGCTATGGCTCCCTGGGCTATGGGGGCCTGGGGGGCTATGGCTCCCTGGGTTATGGTTCCGTGGGCTATGGGGGTCTGGGGGGCTatggggggctggggggctaTGGCTCTTGGGGCTATGGCAGTCTCTATGGCTATGGCAGACCCTTTGGCTCCAGCTACTGCAGCCCCTCCTCCTGGTATGGCAGCAGGTATGGCCGTGGCATCTGTGGGCCCTGCTAG
- the LOC128980106 gene encoding scale keratin-like, whose product MSCYDLCSTNLAGISCPQPLADSCNQPCVRQCPDSSALIQPPPVVVTFPGPILSSFPQSSLVGSSGTPFLGALYGYGGSSLGFGGSSLGYGGLYGYGGSSLGYGGLYGYGGSSLGYGGLYGSGGSSLGYGGLYGYGRSFGSGSCSPSSSRFSRLRRGSWGPC is encoded by the exons ATGTCCTGCTACGACCTGTGCTCCACCAACCTCGCTGGCatcagctgcccccagcccctggctgACAGCTGCAACCAGCCCTGTGTGAGGCAGTGCCCTGACTCCAGCGCCCTCATCCAGCCCCCTCCAGTCGTGGTCACCTtccctggccccatcctcagctccttccctcagAGTTCTCTTGTGGGATCCTCTGGAACTCCCTTCCTTGGGGC ACTGTATGGATATGGAGGCTCCTCCCTGGGCTTTGGGGGCTCCTCCCTGGGCTATGGGGGACTGTATGGATATGGAGGCTCCTCCCTGGGCTATGGGGGACTGTATGGATATGGAGGCTCCTCCCTGGGCTATGGGGGACTGTATGGCTCTGGGGGCTCCTCCCTGGGCTATGG GGGCCTGTATGGCTATGGCAGGTCCTTTGGTTctggctcctgcagcccttcctcctcccgCTTCAGCAGGCTCCGCCGTGGGAGCTGGGGGCCCTGCTAG